The following are encoded together in the Streptomyces sp. NBC_00358 genome:
- a CDS encoding ABC transporter permease has translation MAATQVLKSEWTKIRSVSSTVWTLSLAAVVTIALGILISLLSKNEFDNLSRQDRLTFDPTFISFAGMTLGQLAMIVFGVLVVGNEYSTGMIRTSLAAVPQRGTFLFSKVAVAAGLALVVGVITSFITFFLGQAALGSHKASISDPGVLRAVIGGGLYMTLIAVFSMGVAAMLRSPMLSLGILMPFFFLISNILGAVSATKKVGRYLPDQAGSRILRVVTPLDDTPYGPWGGLGIMVLWVALALLGGYVLLKKRDA, from the coding sequence ATGGCGGCCACCCAGGTCCTCAAGTCCGAGTGGACCAAGATCCGGTCCGTGTCGTCCACGGTGTGGACGCTGAGCCTCGCGGCGGTCGTCACGATCGCCCTGGGCATCCTCATCTCGCTCCTCTCCAAGAACGAGTTCGACAACCTGAGCCGACAGGACCGGCTCACCTTCGACCCGACGTTCATCAGCTTCGCGGGCATGACCCTGGGTCAGCTCGCGATGATCGTGTTCGGGGTGCTCGTCGTCGGCAACGAATACAGCACCGGAATGATCCGCACCTCGCTCGCGGCGGTCCCGCAGCGCGGCACGTTCCTCTTCAGCAAGGTCGCGGTGGCGGCCGGCCTCGCCCTCGTCGTCGGCGTGATCACCAGCTTCATCACGTTCTTCCTGGGCCAGGCCGCGCTCGGTTCGCACAAGGCGTCGATCAGCGATCCGGGTGTGCTGCGCGCGGTGATCGGCGGGGGGCTCTACATGACGCTCATCGCCGTCTTCTCGATGGGCGTCGCGGCGATGCTGCGCAGTCCGATGCTCTCGCTGGGCATCCTGATGCCGTTCTTCTTCCTGATCTCCAACATCCTGGGCGCGGTGTCCGCGACCAAGAAGGTCGGCCGCTATCTCCCCGACCAGGCCGGCAGCAGGATCCTCCGGGTGGTGACACCCCTCGACGACACTCCCTACGGTCCCTGGGGCGGCCTCGGCATCATGGTGCTGTGGGTCGCCCTGGCCCTGCTCGGCGGCTACGTACTGCTCAAGAAGAGGGACGCGTAG